ggggactgggataatgtttgagagtgaccactgttctggtttgttgcTTTTCATCAGTGCCgcattacatatgtccagcaagatgtcatccaggttacagttcttcaggacatctggtggatcccatctggtccagtgctcctgccctgtttgagtgcatatttggccttcttcagttcctcaatggtgaatgggccgtcaTCGATGTCAACTTGCGTTAGTATcatgggtatgtcctcttcttcttccgtgatcgttggagggcttcccagcaggttcttaaactGGGTAAGCCATGTCAGGACAcagtcctctgctgttttaccaccTATTTGACCAGATGGGGACTTCTTCCAtctactgatctcattgactaggcgccatgcttctccatgctgcatgtcttcattagcagattctatctctctaatcctctcagctagttcctcttccttcagtcggtcgtaggtggcaaagagattcttctttgctgttttgaacttgtctcttagctcttctgtttcgcTCCTTCTAAGTCCGGCATGACAAGCATTGACCACACTTCTTGCTGAGACGACGTCAGGGTGTTTCAAGATCCGACTCTTCTTGGTTCGCTTCACAGTCggcaaactctttgttgcatctgtgtgtgcacCTATGAGCCGTTGATAGCGGTCGCTGGCAGtctcttcctctcccctttcCAGTGGGCGGAAgcgatttctcacctccactgtgtacCGGGCTTGAAGAATAGGCTGTGAGGAGATTGCCTTCCACTCTATcttctccttgggacctgtggctttgggttgctgcaggctcagtctcacttgcattgacactactctgtggtcagaactgaccgagttgaaggtgctgtaggcttctgtgttgatcacacaattacgccattttgttcttacgaggatgtagtcgagctgtttcctgtagttggAGGCTCTGTTTTCATATATCCACAGTTTACCAACTCGCttcttgaattgtgtgttggcggcaatgagactgtgttcctggatgaaatcgactagatattgtccatttctgttggtaaagTCTTGGTATGAGTATGGAACATCTTCCAGTCCGAACTGGGCATTAAAATCACTGAGCACGGCCAGGAAGTTATGTGCTGGTTTTGAAGTGACAACTTCGTGAAGTTTACTGTAGAaggcctccacctccttctcctcgCTGCTGTTGTGCGGGGAGTAACAGATGATGACAGAGGTCGCCAGGTTTCTGTCGAATTCCGCAGTATGGATTCTGTCACTGACTGAGACTACACCCCTCAGTGCCTTCTTCACCTTGCAGTTCAACATCAGCCCTACTCCACCTTGTGCTGACATCGTCGTCGGTTCTCTCCATGTGGACGAGGTGATGAGGTGCATCTCCTCTACCTCTGTGAACCTTATCTCTTCGTCAGGGTGTACATGATGGTGTTCTTGGATCCCCAGGATGGAGATCTTGTAtctgcttgcctgtgatgccaactCTGTGCATCGAGGCAAGAGGTGGATGGTGTTTGCGTTGAAGGTTGAGATGATCGTCTTTACCTTACAACGCAAAAGAGGCCCCCTTGTCCGACTCAACCCTCCCTGTGGGGTTTGAGGTTGCATCTTTATACTGCCTGTCTTGGCCAGGGTCTGGGTGTTCCACGGAGTTCTTGAGCACTCTCGGCTCTGGAAGTATAGGGTTTGTTGGGTTGTCTGTCatcaatgagtatgcctcagctgtcacggattttatttggaaatgcacagaggactgtgtgtctcacaagatgatccaggtattccctaaccggaaaccttggatgaattatgaggtcaagcccCTTtagaaggctagagctgcggcttttaggtccggggataccagtttctacacggaatccaggcatgaactccagaaagccattaagggcaccaagaggcaatatcgagccaagttggaagcccaggctaaccagagggatgccagtagactatggcagggtctaaatgagttCACtcggtgcaaagaaaaggctgggaatatcaataaccgtggctcttctcttcctgacgaacttaacgtattctacgcaagattcgaacagaagaggagtgtcccgctccctccggatgaactggacctggtggcatcgagattcatcgtcaccgaggaggacgtttgaagggccttcctgaagataaatccaaggaaggtgatgggcccagatggcgtcccgggacgggttctctgggcctgtgcaagcgagctagctggagtgtttgctgacatcttcaactgctccttgcttcagtctaagatccccttgtgttttaagaaggcaacgataatcccagggccaaagaagagcaaggtggcatgcctgaatgactatcgacctgtggctctgacatcaattgctatgaagtgcttcgagcgattggttatggcacacatcagccacagcctaccggtcaacctcgacgctttgcaatttgcctaccggagcaacaggtcaacggcagatgccatctctctggccctacattccttcttagaacacctggaaaataaagacacatacgtaaggctccttttcattgactacagctctgcctttaataccatcattccaaataaactgattcctaagctccggaacctgggccttcgcactcagatctgcagctggatcttcaacatcctcacagacaggacccaggatgtaaaaataggggacaagctctcctctacaatcactctgaacaccagtgccccacaaggctgtgtactcagccccctgctgtactcactgtacacccatgattgtttaGCCAAGTTttcatcgaactcaatatacaagtttgctgatgacacaacaattgtaggctgtatctcgggtaatgatgagtttgagtacagagaggaaattaaaaacctggtggcatggtgcaaagacaataacctatccctcaacgtcagcaagacgaaggaattggttgttgacttcagaaggagtagcggaccgcacgacccaatttacatcggtggtgcacaagtggaacaggtcaaaagctttaagttcctcggggtcaatatcacaaatgacctgacttggtccaaccaagtaaagtccactgccaagaatgcCCACCAGCGcccttacttcctgagaaaactaaggaaatttgacctgtcccctaaacccctcactaatttttatagatgcaccgtagaaagcattcttctagggtgcatcacaatctggtatggaaattgtcctgtccaagactggaagaagctgtagaagatcgtgaacatggcgcagcacatcacacaaaccaaacttccgtccgtggactcactttacaccacacgctgtcggagcagtgctgccaggataatcaaggacacgacctacccagccacacacttttcgtccctcttccctccaggagaaggctcaggagcttgaagactcgtacggccagatttggaaacagcttctttccaactgtgataagactgctgaacggatcctgacctggatctgggccgtaccctccaaatatacggacctgcctcttggtttttttgcactaccttacttcccatctttctattttctatttatgatttataatttaaatttttaacacttactatcgatttgaaatccagggagtgtgaagcacagaatcaaatatcgctgtgatgattgtacgttctagtatcaattgtttggcgacaataaagtataaagtataatgccttacaaggcacgaaacgaaagactgtgtggcgtgccactcctcacacagacagtaggtggccattgactcacaaagagttcatctgccctttgacaggttttgattttagtcctgctgggtgtctacacaccctcctccctggttaaccgaagTGCACCAGGGGGTGTGCCCGCTGAGTCGCCGACACCTCGACCCGAGACAGGTAGTGCTGGGCTACGCGGTTCCAGTAGCAAGGCAAGGCCCTGATATCAATTGATAACAATGATCACGTAATCACCTCACCTTTTGCTAACCTACCATTCTCTTAGACTTTACTCAAAGTGTAGtcgttgaaaagcaatgtgacacttctgtatttgtcatatcatgagaaatctggactgaagaaatcctCTTATTTCtggacaaaagaaaatctgcaagtgccagaaatctgagtaacacacataaaatgctggaggaacactgcaagccaggcagcatctatggaaaaaagtacagtcaacattttggcctaaaacgtcgactgtacttttttccatatatgctgcctgacctgctgagttcctctggcattttgtgtgtgttgctcagatttccaggcCTGGCCTGTGCACTATTGCCATTCATTACTGTATTACAGTCTTAGCTAGTATGATTCCCATACACTAATCACACAGTGACACAATATCTGTGACACggttcctgtgaattagggtatgaCGTTCAATGGGGAATCTGCCCTTTCGAATGGTCCTGACTGCATTTGAagactccttgaacatttgaagagtaTACACTCTGATAAAAGAAATAGAAACTTGTCCCTTTTCAGTAGCTTCACGAAAcctttcagaaatggaaaacactccAAAACACAGTTaccagcacttcacaacaaagcAGTGATGGTTTGTGTGATTCATActacatttcattgctcattgctaaatctggaaagccctaTAAAATTGAAGCAGaattgattctgccagcagtaagggaggttctaTATACGGTTTTGAACAGGTCGTAAATGAAacgtctgagaatgtggaagacacattgtgcaacatacttgGGAAAACAAAATTTGCTTTGCAGTTGAATGAGTCAGCAGCAcgttaaatactgttatcacaacAGTAAATAAAGTCAGGTCCCAAGCTCTCAATTCTTgactattttgagagctttgtacAGAGTATTATGTATGGTTTTGCTGTTgtacacagaagtcagatggctctcaaaaggaaactgcctgagataCTTTCATACATTGTTTGAAAcggtgataaaattctttgaagactcgaatgcttcattcagtgatcaactcaagaatattaagcATAATAttacttatttgtcagaattattcacaaagtttaatgaaatcagtcttcaattgcaaggaaatgatatgaatcttatcaaagtcaagtcagtcatctccacatttctgtccaagttaacccaaTTTAAATACAGCAGCAGCCGTCATTGCCTTTTTTAATGTCCGAGCCTCTCTGAGTCGGAAGAGGAAGAAAGagtaccagatgatgatcttcaggTATAgtgtgcccacctgggtgagctgtaTAAAGACATGTCAagagctttcaggatcttctctcgatccaaattccagataAGTCCATTCCTGAACAGTTGTAataaggaattaacaggaaggatggaggaagaactgatctcattacaaaatgtctctgagCTGGAGCCAAGGTTCAAGTAATCATCTCAAcactttagcaacacacacaaaatgctggaggaactcagcaggtcaggcagtatccatggaaatgaatgaacagtcaatgttttggactgaaacccttcctcaggactgacaAGAttgaaacagagataaggaggaatttctttagcagagggtgatgaatctgtggaatttattgccacaaacatctgtgaaggccaagtcaatgagcatatttaaagcaaaagttgataggtccttgattaatcaggttgtcaaaggttatggggagatggcaggagaatgggcttgagagggaaaataactcaaccatgatggaatggcagagtagtcttgatgggctgaatgggttTTATAgtgttaattctacttcccagtcCCATCGTGACATATCAGtctatggccttctctactgccgtgatgaaaccactctcaggttggaggagcaacacctcatattccatctggatagctggtatcaacattgatttctctaacttccagtaatttctaccCCTTTTCCCTTTTTCTCATTCTCCATTTCACCATTCTGGCTTCCCGTTCTCTTCTCCGtatctgcccattacctccctctggtgcctcttctcattccctttatcctatggtttactctcctcttctatcagattccttcaacCCTTGactttttccatctatcacctcccagcttctcccttcagtcccctgcccccacccacccacctaacCCCTCACTTGGTTTCAACAATGACCTGTCAGCTTgtgcaccttccccttccccttcccttcccactTCCTATTCTAGCTTCTTGTCCTTTTtgttccagtcctaatgaaaggcttcagcccaaaatgtcaaccatttattcttctccgtagatgctgcctgacctgctgagttcctcaagcattttgtgtgtgttgccctggatttccagcattccaGGTGTtatttgctggaatttggagAGTTAAGGGGTAGTTTCATGATATTAGGGAAAATGGTTGGATTCACGTAGACCAATCACATCTTGTGTCATTGGTCTGTACACAAATCATGAAGATGGGATCTTTCTCTTTTCATCTAAAATTCTTTCTTGTTTTTGTTTTCTGAGCTATCCattagtttttcattggttcacCAACATACCTTTCTGGATTTTGTGTCCATCGTTAGCTGCAACTCATTTGCCTGATAATTATTCTGTACTTCTCTTCCAGGATTCTTATATTAGGGTCTCAAGAGGCAAAATGTTTTAGAACTTCTCAAATTCATTTTGTTCCAGGACCTCCACTATTTTATTCCTCTGATCAGATTTCTACCCCTGCTAAAAATGAAAATAGAGTTTATAACAACCAACAGGCTTTTGAACCTATGTGGATAtcttcaatcaccactactctaACCTGGTTCTACAGTGAGatgtgttaacaaccaatgcaCCCGAGAGTGTGTTGggtgcagcctgcaagtattcCACACACTTCAGcgccagcatgcccacaatgatcaacagaacaatacagaacacaacaaaatagaATACAGCAGGAAAATAAGACCATGTTCCTTCCTCTTTCCCACACACATACAGTATAGTCCTCCAACATCAAGATAGTCTGTATTCTTCAGCTTCAAGGCTGCAGCAGATCCAGAGTCAGAGCTGGATTTATACAGATATTGGGCCTCCGACAATCCCAGCAGACTCGCAGAGATTTGCAGAGCCAGGGCTCTGGCCAATGGATCTTGAGTCCAGACTTCTCATTTGACCCTCGGGCCTCAATCCTCAGCATCAATCCACAACCCTCCACCACAGAATACCAGACCTTGAACTCCAGACCCACCAAGGACGAGACCTTtaacactaggccttgaacttTGTTCTCAGCGATTCGTGAACCCAGTCCTCGTTCCTCCTCCCTGCATAGAACTCCAAGTCCAGAATCTACCAGCAACTTGCTGACCCATGGGGAGCCACCAGCTTTTATCCAGGGTGGTCTGTTGGCTGGACATCCCAATCCAGTCTGCAGATGTTCCTGGAGTGTGTTGCTATCCTTCAAAAGTGAATGGAGACTTaagatttctccacatctctgtcccTAACATCATAACCTGACCCCAGAACTATCCCCACAAACCCAAAAAACCAACTAAAACGGAGCAGCATCCTCAACAGTGTCGCAGCTCGACGCCACCTTTAACATAAGCCGGAGGACACTGCACAAACCACCTTCGCCCCCAGCATAGTCCAACATTTGTGTGTCCCCTGATCTTGCTGTCAGCTTGGAAACCTTTAGCATTCTTTCAGTTAACAACTCAGTTTCTCTGAAAGATCCAGAGGCAGCTGATCAAACCAATGTTAGACTTGCAGACTCTGCCACAGATAGGAGAGGCTATACATGGGTGAGTTGTTTGGGAAATGATGTGTTTTTTCTATCACTTCATCTGGGCTTCTGTGGGCTCTTGAAAAATAGCCTTTTATTTCTCCTGTTGTGTTTTGAGCTCTCTTGTGCTAGTCATTCCCACAAGTTCATGGGAATTTTCACTTTTTCAAAAAATGTTCTTGAACCTTTTTCCCCCATCTGTTTGGTAATCTCTTCTTATGATGGCAATCAGAacgcacaacatcatgggccgaagggactgtaatgtgctgtaaatttcaatgttctatgttctatgtcctgtcaTGGTGCCTGTTTGGGGACTTTGCTTTCAGGCGTGTGAATGATGTATCCTACTTCTTGGAACTTACTGAGTTTAATCTGAGCCACAGTACTGGGTGTGCTTACCTGAGAAAGGAAACTCGATATGTGTTCACCCATCATACCAGTAGACCTAGGAAAATGAATTGCTAGTACATCTTTCGGGTACTTTTCCAGTGCTTTGAAATGCCTGTTTTAGATAGTCCATTTCTCATTCAGGATGGCAGGGATCACCATGGCTTGGCGCCTGGTTTAAGGTCTTGCTCTGCAAACACATCTTACTTCTTCAGGTTGTGCTAACATactgaaggcaatggtaaacGTCATCATGGTCTCTGTCTTCATTAAGAAATATCTCCTGAGAAATGGAAAGGGGTCTGCATTCTTCAGGTTCTATTCAGGGACCTTCATTGTAGGAGGATGGCGTAGTGGAGTGTATGCAGACAAGTAGACATCTTTGTTTCATTAATGCTAAGTGTAAGGCCTCTTCTCCATCATTCTTCATTGAATTAATTAATAATTTGGAGCCTCCAAAAGTATGCACAAACAGGCATTATCTGCACAAATTGTAGTTCATTGACTTGGCTTGGATGGACTTGTGGAATCAAAGAAAACATCATGTCAAGAGTGGGGTCATAGTTGAGACCTTTGAAATGTTCCTTCTAAGAGGCATTGTCAGCTTCACCGTCCTTGATGAGTTTACCTCCATTATTAGCTTTCTTTACGATGGGCCCTTGGGTTCAAGGATGTTCTTAAAGTACtgccactcaacgtcagtaagacgaaagagctgattgcggacaTCAGGaggggaacacataccaatcctcatagagggattagaagtggagagagtgagcagtttcatgttcctgggtgtcaagatctctgaggaccaaacatggtcccaacatattgatgcagttataaagaagacaagacagcgactatacttcattaggagtttgaagagatttgatatgtcaacaaatacgctcaaaaacttctatagatgtaccgtggagagcattctgacaggctgtatcactgatggtatggaggggcacaggaccaaaagaaactgcagagggttgcaaatttagtcagctccatcttgggtactagtctacaaagtacccaggacattttcaacgAGCGGTGTCCcagaaaagcagtgtccattattagggacctccagcacccaggacatgcccttttctcactgttgccatcgggtaggaggtacagaagcctgaaggcacacactcagcgattcaggaacagcttcttcccctctgccatctgattcctaaatggacatggaacccttgaacactacctcactttttaaatatatattatttctgttttttgcacgatttttaatctagtcaatatacatatactgtaactgatttatttatttttttattagtttgttttcttctatattatgtattgctgctgctaagttaacaaatttcaaaacacatgccagcaataataaacctgattctgattctgaagtatagATTCTATTGTGGTAACCACCTGTATGGCTGGATCTCTTGGACTTTTGCCATTCACAATCTGTCTTTAGGTAACAGTTTTTCTGCTAGATCTTGGCCTTCTGGTGCTGTACAACTGTGATGTATCCCTTTAAACATAATAGCATTTCCAAAATGAGAATGGCTTGCATTTGTAGTTAATTAGCTCTGAGATCTCCTGGCCATACACACCAGTCAATCCTGGTGTTTTCTTGGGAAAGAACCAAGAGTCTCCACTCTGAGGTAAATTAAGATGGAGCTCAGGCCAATGCAGTTGCTGTGGACCATCAGCAGGCTTCTACTGGTTGATCATCGGATTATTTATGAGTTGCTGCTGAGAAAAAAATCATCATGTCCTTCAGACTTTTGACCTCGATTTACTTGTGAGAATATTTCTATTTCTGTCATTATTTTGGGACCAGTCTGGTGGAGATATCAATGTGGATTAGGCAGTGGTCAGCCCAGCAATCACTGGTATCTGCCAAGGCACGCATGATGTGAACGTCCTTGCTGATTCTTGCTTAGACAATGGCATAATGGATTGGGTGCCAGTGCCTAGATTGGTGAATTAGATTGATCTTTTATCCAATTCCTTCTTTTTCAATCATTTACCTCAGTGAGGAGAGGCTCGTGTCCATGAAGGTGCTGGCTGATTTTACAACCCTGtttagctttttctgatcctgtgcaatggctccTTCATGGTGATGCTGCCAGTTTGAATGTCTCCACTTGCCACCTTCACCAGCCAGCTTGAACTCCTATCACCTTCGCACGCTGCCAGCAGTCCCATTCCCACTCCTGCTGTCCTCCTGCCCTACTCCGAACCACACTCCTTGTGCCTCTGGCCACATTCACCTATTGCTCCTTGGCACATTATCCCAAAGCACAGCTGCCTAGCTGCCTGATTGGGTGGAAGTGCATGTGTGAAAATCAATGTTTCCCAGGTATTACCTTGGGTGAAAATTCCACTTGGCATTTCCAATAGAAAATCATCTTTGAACCTGAGGACCCACACTCAGTATTTTAGGGACAATTTATATCCCTCTACCACTATGTTTCTGAATGATACATGGTCTCATGAACATTACCTTGTAATTACACTTATGcag
The sequence above is drawn from the Mobula hypostoma chromosome 2, sMobHyp1.1, whole genome shotgun sequence genome and encodes:
- the LOC134357226 gene encoding craniofacial development protein 2-like, with the protein product MQPQTPQGGLSRTRGPLLRCKVKTIISTFNANTIHLLPRCTELASQASRYKISILGIQEHHHVHPDEEIRFTEVEEMHLITSSTWREPTTMSAQGGVGLMLNCKVKKALRGVVSVSDRIHTAEFDRNLATSVIICYSPHNSSEEKEVEAFYSKLHEVVTSKPAHNFLAVLSDFNAQFGLEDVPYSYQDFTNRNGQYLVDFIQEHSLIAANTQFKKRVGKLWIYENRASNYRKQLDYILVRTKWRNCVINTEAYSTFNSVSSDHRVVSMQVRLSLQQ